A stretch of the Aphis gossypii isolate Hap1 chromosome 2, ASM2018417v2, whole genome shotgun sequence genome encodes the following:
- the LOC114127793 gene encoding uncharacterized protein LOC114127793, producing MGNPTRFMVSWDDHSTHLVARLGYLLERQQLVDVTLMCNTHSLKVHRSVLAACSPYFERELGNHPMIVLKDMKFSVLKSLIEFMYCGETNVTEDNLHALVEAAKFFEVKGLSSLAHESLQDSKSIKPPSLVCTTTAQTRICQVSSSPIPVTSIATKVTENGNYPSSVSVIARLGQNNNTNERRPCAGRGRPKAHLQSPCCEPLVSKPAPITPPQTESAQILLSLAGSNQSYISPSKHRTNDSSIATVNHQESPMSNGLDNNNPKFSDDIDLKYKRSRKRPADSVDENRYDVKKSMPNDTKTDEDVNRSPLLASLLTKNDKSDDKLKVQKPQETQTQNSERYTNALKRAGLPTDIPILIENGDGNYITLTENVYDILAKEDALHFQLTDNMNLANLKQPEEMVSNVQEVAQSNVPIIDTNIEDPILRNIKSHMPPDNPDDVVLYKVADNGNIEKYVLTTEDIKAFKESMDSNPERKKDSPRLSVSEINVPIENKSLPLITKIVDCGNERFSEALLGKLPLRKRGTFKLNSTNTDTDLLQQMNNVCTQSVGTVDTDVEYVVVGEDSVQMDMMGSSSISNKNDSLKTSNTMKLDDVAEEDMSVLEAMMNNTIEFSAEDGDYQMHSSEEVFSNDQNDNEKMILSNVLMCTGAENSNSHVGLDHFGFKPDDVDGRNGDCNQQKKSKMYVDLDMTVNDFISESVTEEVVLSNELNPSS from the exons atggGGAATCCAACACGTTTTATGGTTTCATGGGATGATCATTCTACTCATTTAGTCGCACGTTTGGGATATCTTTTGGAACGTCAACAGTTGGTTGATGTTACTTTGATGTGTAATACACACAGTCTCAAAGTTCATAGATCAGTTCTTGCAGCTTGCAGCCCATACTTTgag cgTGAATTAGGTAATCATCCCATGATTGTTCTCAAAGATATGAAATTTAGTGTACTCAAATCGTTAATTGAGTTCATGTATTGTGGCGAAACAAATGTCACAGAAGATAATTTACATGCTCTTGTGGAAGCAGCCAAATTTTTtgag GTTAAAGGCTTATCATCACTAGCTCATGAAAGCTTACAAGATTCTAAGTCTATAAAACCACCTTCCCTTGTTTGTACTACAACAGCCCAAACTAGAATCTGTCAAGTTTCATCTTCACCAATTCCAGTTACATCTATTGCAACTAAAGTTACAGAAAACGGAAATTATCCTTCGTCCGttt ctgTTATTGCGCGGCTTggccaaaataataataccaatgaAAGGCGGCCTTGTGCTGGCAGGGGTCGGCCTAAAGCTCATCTTCAGAGCCCATGTTGTGAACCATTGGTAAGCAAACCGGCTCCTATAACTCCACCACAGACAGAGTCCGCCCAAATACTACTATCACTTGCAGGATCTAATCAATCATACATATCGCCTTCAAAACACAGAACCAATGATAGTAGTATAGCGACAGTAAATCATCAAGAATCGCCTATGAGTAATGGTCTAGATAATAACAATCCCAAGTTCAGTGATGACATAGATCTAAAGTATAAGCGTAGTAGAAAAAGACCTGCAGATTCGGTTGATGAAAATAGATATGATGTAAAAAAGTCAATGCCTAATGATACCAAAACAGATGAAGATGTCAATCGGTCACCATTATTAGCTAGTTTACTAaccaaaaatgataaatctgATGATAAACTTAAAGTACAAAAACCTCAAGAAACACAAACTCAGAATTCTGAAAGATAcacaaatgcattaaaaagaGCCGGTCTCCCAACGGATATTCCAATATTAATTGAGAATGGCGATGGTAATTACATCACATTAACTGAGAATGTGTACGACATATTAGCCAAAGAAGACGCTCTTCATTTCCAGCTAACTGATAATATGAACCTTGCTAATCTTAAGCAACCAGAAGAAATGGTTAGTAATGTGCAAGAAGTAGCGCAGTCTAATGTACCAATAATAGACACCAATATAGAAGATCCAATATTGAGGAATATTAAAAGTCACATGCCACCAGACAATCCAGACGATGTTGTTCTGTATAAAGTAGCTGACAATGGaaacatagaaaaatatgtGTTGACCACAGAAGACATAAAAGCATTCAAAGAGTCCATGGATTCAAATCCTGAAAGGAAAAAAGATTCACCACGATTAAGTGTTTCCGAAATAAATGTGccgattgaaaataaatcattaccgCTGATCACTAAAATTGTAGACTGTGGTAATGAAAGGTTTTCAGAGGCTCTATTAGGCAAATTACCTCTTAGAAAAAGAGGgacattcaaattaaatagcaCCAATACTGATACTGATTTGTTACAACAaatgaataatgtatgtaCACAGTCTGTTGGTACTGTAGATACTGATGTAGAATACGTTGTTGTTGGAGAAGACAGTGTACAAATGGATATGATGGGTTCTTCtagtattagtaataaaaacgaTTCATTAAAAACAAGCAATACTATGAAATTAGATGATGTTGCAGAAGAAGATATGAGTGTTCTAGAAGCAATGAtgaataatactattgaaTTTTCTGCTGAAGACGGTGACTATCAGATGCACAGTAGTGAAGAGGTTTTCTCAAATGATCAAAACGACAATGAGAAAATGATACTGTCCAATGTCCTCATGTGCACAGGAGCAGAAAATTCCAATTCTCATGTTGGCCTCGACCACTTTGGATTCAAACCCGATGATGTGGATGGCCGCAATGGTGACtgtaatcaacaaaaaaaatccaaaatgtaTGTAGACTTAGATATGAcggtaaatgattttatatcagAATCTGTTACTGAGGAGGTAGTACTTTCCAATGAATTAAATCCAAGCTcctga